One genomic window of Trichlorobacter lovleyi includes the following:
- a CDS encoding carbonic anhydrase: MQEIQKFIHGFRNFQEEYFHEDRELFDCLKKGQRPKVVLIGCSDSRVDPSMMVRSEPGDLFIVRNVANLVPPCEHDQAYHGVSAALEYAVCHLEVEHVIVLGHSNCGGIRSLMEGIPSDKNGEYISKWVSIAERAKQQVLETFSGASPERQAKACEHASILVSLENLLTFPWIKDRVDAGKLDLHGWYFDIESGNLYSYHPASGKFTLLV; encoded by the coding sequence ATGCAGGAGATCCAGAAATTTATCCACGGCTTCCGCAACTTCCAGGAGGAGTATTTCCACGAAGACCGTGAACTGTTTGATTGTCTCAAAAAGGGGCAACGTCCCAAGGTGGTCCTGATCGGCTGCAGTGATTCACGGGTTGACCCCTCCATGATGGTCCGTTCCGAGCCGGGTGATCTGTTTATTGTCCGCAACGTGGCCAATCTGGTCCCCCCCTGTGAACATGACCAGGCCTATCACGGGGTCAGTGCCGCCCTTGAATACGCGGTCTGCCACCTTGAGGTGGAGCATGTCATTGTGCTGGGACACTCAAACTGTGGCGGTATCCGGTCCCTGATGGAAGGGATCCCGTCTGACAAGAACGGGGAGTATATCAGCAAGTGGGTCAGTATTGCTGAACGGGCCAAGCAGCAGGTGTTGGAAACGTTTTCCGGCGCCTCGCCGGAGCGTCAGGCCAAGGCCTGCGAACATGCCTCGATCCTGGTATCTTTAGAAAATCTGCTGACCTTCCCCTGGATCAAGGATCGCGTTGATGCCGGGAAGCTGGACCTGCATGGCTGGTACTTTGACATCGAGTCCGGCAACCTGTACAGCTACCACCCGGCCAGTGGCAAATTTACCCTGCTTGTTTAA
- the purE gene encoding 5-(carboxyamino)imidazole ribonucleotide mutase: MNKPLVGILMGSDSDLPVMEKAAEVLTQLGVTWEMDISSAHRLPDKTATYARTARERGIEVLICGAGMAAHLAGVVASHTTLPVIGVPLKSGALAGVDALYATVQMPPGIPVATVAVDGGKNAGYLAASILSIKRPELADRLEQFRAATRQELQAKSSELQTRLKQA; the protein is encoded by the coding sequence ATGAACAAACCTCTGGTCGGCATACTAATGGGCAGCGACAGCGACCTGCCGGTAATGGAGAAGGCAGCCGAGGTGCTGACGCAACTGGGAGTTACCTGGGAAATGGATATCAGTTCGGCCCACCGTCTACCGGACAAGACCGCCACCTACGCCCGTACCGCCCGTGAACGGGGCATTGAAGTCCTGATCTGCGGGGCAGGCATGGCAGCCCATCTGGCTGGTGTTGTGGCCTCCCACACCACCCTGCCGGTGATCGGCGTACCACTGAAATCGGGGGCCCTGGCCGGTGTGGACGCGCTCTATGCCACAGTCCAGATGCCTCCCGGCATTCCGGTAGCCACGGTGGCCGTTGACGGCGGCAAGAATGCCGGCTACCTGGCTGCCTCAATCCTTTCCATCAAACGGCCTGAGCTGGCAGACCGGCTGGAGCAGTTCCGTGCCGCCACCCGACAGGAACTGCAAGCAAAGTCCAGCGAGCTGCAAACACGTCTGAAGCAGGCTTGA
- a CDS encoding ABC transporter substrate-binding protein: MLNSHRRLLELLASLPAQRCSRRAALGILAATGLLPLLGGCSSSPLKIAAHPWPGYELLFLAQREGWLTEKLVKLQTTASASESLQALANGSADAAALTLDEMLKARGNGIPLTAVLVFDLSAGADVVMVRPGITSLRQLAGKRIGVEQSALGALVLQLTLQAAGLDQTRISVVPVTPDHHLEVWQAQQLDAVITYEPVASRLGSLGARIIHDSRSMPGMIFDLLAVRTDLLHSRAEGLRAAVAGHFKALEHLQHNPQDAAYRMAGRLKLDPRQVLDTFRGLELPALYANQGYLGGAVPGMFAAARMLNDLMVAKGMLKRPDNLAELVSAAFLPKLEGP; the protein is encoded by the coding sequence ATGCTGAATTCCCACAGGAGACTACTTGAGCTGCTGGCATCATTGCCTGCGCAGCGATGCAGCCGACGTGCGGCGCTGGGAATTCTGGCGGCTACCGGTCTGCTTCCGCTGCTGGGGGGATGCAGCAGCAGCCCTCTGAAGATCGCCGCCCACCCCTGGCCGGGTTACGAACTTTTGTTTCTGGCCCAGCGGGAGGGGTGGCTGACGGAAAAACTGGTGAAACTGCAGACCACCGCTTCTGCCTCCGAATCTTTACAGGCTCTGGCCAATGGCAGTGCTGACGCAGCAGCGTTGACTCTGGATGAAATGTTGAAGGCCAGGGGGAACGGCATCCCGCTAACCGCAGTGCTGGTCTTTGACCTGTCAGCCGGGGCTGATGTGGTCATGGTCAGACCAGGCATTACATCACTCAGGCAGCTGGCAGGCAAGCGGATCGGAGTAGAACAGTCTGCCTTGGGGGCACTGGTGCTGCAATTGACCCTTCAGGCCGCGGGGCTGGATCAAACCCGGATCAGTGTTGTCCCGGTCACTCCGGACCACCACCTTGAGGTCTGGCAGGCCCAGCAGCTGGATGCGGTGATTACCTATGAACCGGTTGCCTCCAGGCTGGGGAGTCTAGGGGCACGGATCATCCATGACAGCCGCAGCATGCCTGGTATGATCTTTGACCTGCTGGCCGTCAGGACCGATCTGCTCCACTCGCGGGCCGAGGGGCTGAGAGCTGCAGTTGCAGGCCATTTCAAGGCGCTTGAGCACCTGCAGCACAATCCGCAGGATGCCGCCTACAGGATGGCAGGCCGCTTGAAGCTTGACCCCCGGCAGGTGCTGGATACCTTCCGGGGCCTTGAGTTGCCTGCGCTGTATGCCAACCAGGGCTATCTTGGAGGTGCGGTCCCGGGTATGTTTGCGGCAGCCCGTATGCTGAATGATCTGATGGTTGCCAAAGGAATGTTGAAACGTCCTGATAATCTGGCCGAGCTGGTCAGCGCCGCCTTCCTGCCGAAGTTGGAGGGGCCATAG
- a CDS encoding PhnD/SsuA/transferrin family substrate-binding protein, giving the protein MSLNMVRLLILLLAVFLALPGVSSASSAARTLTLGVLAVRPKPETQQRWQPLADYLSRSLKGYQVRLLPLDQQELQQALDKRQIDLLFTNASDYISLRQTNALTGALATLIDLQGGQPVSSLGGVIFTRSHHAAIKTLADLKGKTLACFSVTGSLGSYPAPAHELLKAGIRLPQDARVMVTGTPQDRVVEAVLGGTADAGFVRTGILEQMVAEGRLNLQQLRIINRQDLPHYPFVVSTRLYPEWPLVALSHLPEEVGRRVAAALLQLEPDGLVARQTHIYGFSVPADYQPVEDLLRELRLPPFEAAPAFTLRDVWQRYYWQLLLLVGSAGGIVFLALRLSLANRNLTAARLEAEHAAGQLQTLVHTIPDLIWLKDQEGVYLSCNPRFEQFFGASEAEIVGKTDYDFMDRELADFFRGYDRKAMAAGCPSVNLEWVTFADDGHREHLETIKCPMFDKTGRLIGVLGVGRNITALTQAMEDLRASEARWQFALDGAGDGVWDWNMQTDTVFFSRQWKAMLGYAEQEIGSSLDEWDSRLHPDDRERVYADLQAYLEGTTSNYRNEHRVRCKNGRYLWVLDRGMVVEWSDDNKPLRMIGTHTDMTERKQHEEELEQARYAADAANRAKSEFLANMSHEIRTPMNGVIGMAQLLRYTQPTGEQQEYLDNLELSCNNLLALISDILDLSKIEAGKIELEYTDFSLRHSVQEVVTTQISRIQQKQLELKTQIQQEVPELLRGDALRFKQILLNLLGNAIKFTESGQIEISVVLSSCQDDSCLIRLAVSDSGIGMSEETLQKIFNPFEQADNSTTRKYGGSGLGLSICRRLAELMGGRIWAESVLGQGSTFIVELPFLMHRRRVDQQPKQIFDPLSLFNGRRLKVLVAEDNRLNAATTAAMLVQMGHQAEITVDGQQALEAWRSARFDCILMDIQMPVMDGRLAVASIREQEVRTGRHTPIIALTAHALRGDREQFLTEGFDGYISKPVDIEALATELRRVVPLP; this is encoded by the coding sequence ATGAGCCTGAACATGGTTCGACTTTTGATCCTCCTTTTAGCGGTCTTTCTGGCGCTTCCCGGCGTATCCTCCGCTTCCAGCGCCGCTCGGACTCTCACCTTGGGGGTGCTGGCCGTCCGCCCCAAACCGGAGACACAGCAACGCTGGCAGCCGCTGGCCGACTATCTCTCCCGTTCCCTGAAAGGGTATCAGGTCAGGCTGCTGCCTCTGGATCAGCAGGAGCTGCAACAGGCGCTGGATAAACGGCAGATTGACCTGCTCTTCACCAATGCATCCGACTATATCTCGCTGCGCCAGACAAATGCCCTGACCGGGGCGCTTGCCACGTTGATCGACCTGCAGGGGGGGCAGCCGGTTTCAAGTCTGGGCGGTGTCATCTTTACCCGCAGTCATCATGCAGCGATCAAAACCCTGGCTGATCTGAAGGGGAAAACGCTGGCCTGTTTCAGTGTTACCGGCAGCCTGGGGTCGTATCCGGCCCCGGCCCATGAGCTGCTGAAGGCAGGGATCCGTTTGCCGCAGGATGCACGGGTGATGGTCACCGGCACCCCGCAGGACCGGGTGGTTGAGGCGGTGCTGGGCGGCACGGCCGATGCCGGTTTTGTCCGGACCGGGATTCTGGAACAGATGGTTGCAGAAGGCAGGCTTAACCTGCAGCAGCTGAGGATTATCAACCGTCAGGACCTTCCCCATTACCCCTTTGTCGTCTCGACCCGCCTTTATCCAGAGTGGCCGCTGGTTGCGCTTTCCCACCTGCCGGAGGAGGTGGGGCGCAGAGTCGCCGCTGCCTTGTTGCAGCTTGAGCCTGACGGTCTTGTCGCCCGGCAGACACACATCTATGGTTTCAGTGTCCCGGCGGATTACCAGCCGGTGGAAGACTTACTGCGGGAACTGAGACTCCCTCCGTTTGAGGCTGCCCCGGCCTTTACCCTGCGTGATGTCTGGCAGCGTTACTATTGGCAACTGCTCCTGCTGGTCGGTAGTGCCGGCGGCATTGTTTTCCTGGCCCTGCGTCTAAGTCTGGCCAACCGGAATCTCACAGCGGCCCGGCTTGAGGCCGAGCATGCTGCAGGTCAGTTACAGACCCTGGTGCACACCATCCCTGATCTGATCTGGCTGAAGGATCAGGAGGGGGTCTACCTTTCCTGTAATCCTCGTTTTGAACAGTTTTTCGGAGCATCTGAGGCAGAGATTGTCGGCAAGACCGATTACGATTTTATGGACAGGGAACTGGCTGATTTTTTCCGGGGGTATGACCGTAAGGCCATGGCCGCAGGCTGCCCCAGCGTGAACCTGGAATGGGTCACGTTTGCTGACGATGGTCACCGGGAGCATCTGGAGACGATCAAGTGTCCGATGTTCGACAAGACGGGCCGTCTGATCGGGGTGCTGGGGGTCGGCCGCAATATCACTGCCCTTACACAGGCCATGGAAGACCTGCGTGCCAGTGAGGCCCGCTGGCAATTTGCCCTGGACGGTGCCGGTGACGGGGTCTGGGACTGGAATATGCAGACCGATACGGTTTTCTTTTCCCGTCAGTGGAAGGCTATGCTGGGGTATGCCGAGCAGGAGATCGGTTCCAGCCTTGATGAGTGGGACAGCCGGCTGCACCCTGATGACCGGGAGCGGGTTTACGCTGATCTGCAGGCCTACCTTGAGGGGACGACTTCCAACTACCGTAACGAACACCGGGTGCGATGCAAGAACGGTAGATACCTCTGGGTTCTCGACCGGGGGATGGTGGTCGAGTGGTCCGATGATAACAAACCGCTGCGGATGATCGGCACCCACACCGACATGACCGAACGCAAACAACATGAGGAAGAGCTCGAACAGGCCCGTTACGCCGCCGATGCCGCCAACCGGGCCAAAAGCGAATTTCTTGCCAATATGAGTCACGAGATCCGTACACCGATGAACGGTGTAATCGGTATGGCGCAACTGCTGCGCTATACCCAGCCAACCGGCGAACAGCAAGAATATCTGGATAACCTTGAACTGTCCTGCAATAACCTGCTGGCGCTGATCAGTGATATTCTGGATCTGTCCAAGATTGAAGCCGGGAAGATAGAGCTTGAATATACCGATTTTTCACTGCGGCACAGTGTCCAGGAGGTGGTCACTACCCAGATTTCACGTATCCAGCAGAAGCAGCTCGAGCTGAAAACGCAGATTCAGCAAGAGGTGCCGGAGCTGCTGCGTGGTGATGCCCTGCGCTTCAAGCAGATCCTGCTGAACCTGCTGGGCAATGCGATCAAGTTTACCGAGTCCGGGCAGATTGAGATTTCGGTTGTGCTCTCCTCCTGCCAGGATGACTCCTGCCTGATCAGGCTTGCTGTCAGTGACAGCGGGATCGGGATGAGCGAAGAAACATTGCAGAAGATCTTTAACCCCTTTGAGCAGGCGGATAATTCAACTACGCGCAAATACGGCGGATCAGGTCTGGGGCTGTCCATTTGCCGCCGTCTTGCTGAGCTGATGGGGGGCCGGATCTGGGCTGAATCGGTTTTGGGGCAGGGCTCCACCTTTATTGTGGAGCTGCCGTTCCTGATGCATCGCCGGAGGGTCGACCAGCAGCCGAAACAGATTTTCGATCCGTTATCCCTGTTTAACGGCAGACGCCTGAAGGTCCTGGTTGCTGAGGACAACAGGCTGAATGCCGCCACCACCGCTGCCATGCTCGTCCAGATGGGCCATCAGGCAGAGATAACGGTTGATGGTCAGCAGGCCCTGGAGGCATGGCGAAGTGCTAGATTTGACTGTATCCTGATGGATATTCAAATGCCGGTCATGGATGGCAGGCTGGCTGTTGCAAGCATCCGTGAACAGGAGGTCAGGACCGGCAGACATACGCCGATCATAGCCCTGACGGCCCATGCCCTGCGGGGAGACCGGGAGCAGTTTCTGACGGAGGGCTTTGACGGCTATATCTCCAAGCCGGTAGATATCGAGGCCCTGGCCACAGAGCTGCGGCGTGTGGTGCCGTTGCCGTGA